In Helianthus annuus cultivar XRQ/B chromosome 9, HanXRQr2.0-SUNRISE, whole genome shotgun sequence, the following are encoded in one genomic region:
- the LOC110875554 gene encoding leucine-rich repeat extensin-like protein 1, translating to MDDDPDPDLQTETPGHPISISNSSPYQGSSYQGPDSFAERWATYEWAFTPSYHNSPAQPPLDDPQLQAVSPPPLLVEEPPQQPPQPPPEPPRRRRNARISMRGGPWFSSPQGSSSYPPITEDSHMGRPSHVVRESDPLPVSYAPHHRQWVSTNISLPRFFWV from the coding sequence ATGGACGACGACCCTGATCCTGATCTGCAAACCGAAACACCTGGCCATCCTATCAGCATATCCAACAGTTCTCCATATCAAGGATCGTCGTACCAAGGGCCTGATTCTTTTGCCGAAAGGTGGGCCACGTATGAATGGGCATTCACCCCTTCATATCATAACTCTCCTGCTCAACCTCCCTTGGATGATCCGCAACTTCAAGCAGTTTCTCCACCACCTCTACTTGTTGAGGAGCCACCTCAACAACCACCTCAACCACCTCCCGAGCCGCCAAGGCGAAGGAGGAATGCACGAATCTCAATGCGAGGGGGACCATGGTTCAGTTCCCCTCAAGGCTCAAGTTCTTACCCTCCTATCACCGAGGACTCCCATATGGGTAGACCCTCGCACGTGGTGCGGGAAAGCGATCCTCTGCCCGTTTCTTATGCACCACACCACCGCCAGTGGGTTTCAACAAATATTAGCTTACCCAGGTTCTTCTGGGTATAA